The sequence below is a genomic window from Equus caballus isolate H_3958 breed thoroughbred chromosome 11, TB-T2T, whole genome shotgun sequence.
TCTGTGATAGAATAATAGCATCTTTTCATCTCAGATTGAGTTTTGCTTTAAGGACTGAGAATCAACAAATTAATTCTTCTAAACTTAAAAGAAGATATCCATATGATTTGGTTCTCAACCTCTACATAGCTGTttagaagcaataaaaaaaaaaacaatttgaagtttacaagaaataaatgttcagaAATCAGTACCTACTAAAACACTGCAGTACCCTTAGTACTAAACAGTTTTATGTACTTTTATAATATTCTATGAAGTCTGCATTTAGTTGTACctgtattttattgaaatactGTCCAGCTTCAAACGGGACAACATTGTACGTGGAAATTCCGATTACTGGCTTGTCAGTAGGATTCTTAGCTTTATAAAACGCCAGTGCAGTCTCTCCTGGCACTACctgttttaaggaaaatatacatCATCAGTACTTTAAATCTCACACAGCTCCTTCTTTCCCTACTGCATCAGTCATATTATTTTTCCTATCCATCAGACCATAATACCTAATCTAATGTTAAGGCTCAGCAAAATAGTGAATACTACCCATGAGCatctgattttcaaattttacttgCATATATCAATGAAGAAGCAATGCtctattatacatattttgttacgGATGTCCTCTTGTACATCTGAAGTCTTCAAGCAATAACCTGCGAATTAAGTTATTTAACATGTGTCCAAGGACAAGCCTAGCCTATCACAGCCCGTGCCTAACTTCTTAACACTTATCCCTGAATATCATTATATGATTGActaaagattctttttaaaaggtTACCAACATTGAACTTAGCTTATAACCAGAGTAAATTAAACTTATAACCAGAGAAAAACTTTGACTGAATAGAatctttatttaacaaaatagCACCAATACTTTTTTAATAAGAGaataacagataaaataaattgcAAGGCTTAAAAAACATCAATTTCCAAAGGATGCACTATTTGTACCAATTCGGCCACTGATACTTTGTATACTACGTTTGCAACTAATGTTCAAAATCATAACCTAGAAAACCCTCGATCAATCAAGAGATTTAGTCATGTTTACTAATCTGGGGAAGCACTAATATTTATAATGGTTTACAATAAGCTTTATGATTCAGCTTTTCGGGCTATTCCTCAGTTCATGAGATAATTTCAGTTAAATCTTCTAGGATTCCAGTTAGTCAAGATTTTAGGAAACCTTTAAGGTGTAGTCTTTCTGAAGTAGAACATGATTACTTAGTATGAttacttcaaattttattttttaagggatCGGGATAGTTTTGGTGTCAATCAGTAAACTACCCTTCATTGTAACCAGTGATTTTCAGCATTTTTCCTGTATCATCTATGCCTGAGGGAAAGACAACTATATAGTATGACAGCGGCTCCCACTCTCAAGATTACTGACCAGAGAACTTCTTAGTGAATTCTTCATACGATTCTAATAAAAACATGACATTTTCCATTGTTCCAAACTGACTTTTACTATTGTACCATGAAACTTAAAGTATATTCTTTTACATTAGGTGTAGGGCACTGTCAAAAAGTAGTCTGTGGGAATACAAGAATTACAGTAATGGAGTcagtattttgaaattaattgtAGACAAGTGTTTTCTAAATCATAAAACAGTTTAAGTGATGAAAGAAAGGAATTTTTACCTTGAAGAAAGGAATCTTTTAATAACTGCTTTAATCACTTACATATATTTCTGTCTGCTGAGGTCTAAAGTTCCACTGGAGGCTTGCGTGCACATCTGCATTAAAGGTGACTTTGATGATGCGATCCTTAACAGGCACCATGTTTGCAATCTGGTCTGATGCATGCCCTGCTACTGCTGATCCTCCAAGTCCAGTAGTCTAGAAAAAGATATTAAAGTGTAATACGCTAAATAATACTTTTAGGTGCTGATGATCTATTTAATGGATAAAAacgaaattttaaaaacaacttaacTCTAATAATCCAGTAGGAGTCAAGTTTATATACTATCACTGACCATTTCCCATGAGTATATCAATGGTTTGACCACTTTGGGGGTGTCAAGGGGCTATACTTGTTCAAGTCATATTTTTTCAGTAATTGGTTATCTGGCTTAGTCAAAAATGAGTCATTTGGAAGAGTGTGGACTCTCCATTGATAATACAGCTCAGAATTTCTACCTTAACTTTTTATTAAACATACTTCCCTTTACTGCTATTATTTCATGTCAACTATTATTAACAGAAACAAAATTTACCCACGACCCTGTCATttcaataaaactatttaaataattcCATTTTCCACATTCCTGTATCATCTTTTTCCATATCATAACGTTTACAGCACAGATTACTTTGTAGCTTCACTTCTGTAGTCTGCTTTTCTCAAGCATCATAAGTATTTTCCCATGTTGGTAAAcgtttttgtaattttttctgtattttttgtatAGTACAGCTTTTATAGCTACGACCAATTAATCAGAGAACCTGATCCCTTTGGCCACTGAACCAACTAATCATGAGGCATCAGGATAATCTATGTCTGACACTTCTTGCCTATCTCCATTGCCATTAGTTATTTCCTTATCAGAgatgcttaaaaaaaatccttacttCCAGGGTCATCATTCTTCTGATGCTTGAGGTTGCCAGAATTCTGGTCTTCGGATAATTAATCTGTTACTATACTAGGAAAAAAATACCAGATTTGAGGCCAGGGGAAGATTCCCAGCAAAATATAGTTATTAATATCTTCCGCTTGTTACACAAGTCAACTAGCTTCACTCAACTGCCACGCAACATTATCGAACTACATTATAACCCTCAGAGACGCATCAGAGGGCAAGCCTTTATTTATCCTTGTCTAATAGATAAGTATACTCTTCTGCCCAAGAGCACAATTATGTCTAAGTTTTAAGATAAAACTCCTTTTCCTGAAGAATTTTACTCACGAGAATAAAGATTCCTTAGTGTATTCTTTCTGACAGTCTTTGAATAGAGATTCTTCAAATTTGTAAGTGAGATGATTAATTAAACAATAGAAAAGggcactgaaaagaaaatatgtccTGGGCTCTAGTCTAGTTCTGCCACTCACTACAAGAACTACATAAATCTTACTTACCTTCCGTGGGCTACAGTTCCCATACTCATAAAATGAGACCACTGTATAAAATGGTTTATATAATCCCTTATATTCGGCTCCAAAGTTCTGTGATTCCAAAAGTGAAAGAGCAGCTTTTTTTGAAATGTCCCTATTTAACATCCAACTGTAATTTAGGTTTAGGTTGcaagaaacaattatttttactttcctgccctgtgcttgcacatacatgcacaaaaTATGGTCATTCACTTCAGTTTGGGTCCAAGTTTCTCAAGCTTGGCACTAACGACATTTGGGGTTGGATAATTGTTGTTTTGCGGTGAGGTGTCTGTCCTGTGCAGCGttggatgtttagcagcatccctagcctctacccactagacacCCATAgcagcctcctccctcacctcccagaAGTTGTGACAACCAAGACAACCAAGAACGTCTTCAGACATTGCTAAATATTCCCTGAAGAATAAAAtccaccaccaccctcccccccGGGGTTTGTGGAGATCTATACTTGCTGTTTTGGATTCAGTTCTCCTCATGATTTAACCAACTGATAGTTTTGAGATTCATGCTTGGTCCAGGCTGGCCTCTGATGAAAACTAACGCACATTCCCCACTCATCCTCCAGAAATCAAGCTATTGTGCTTTTCCACATAAACGCTCATACTAGGAGACTGAAAAGTCCTTTTGACTTACGCTGTTCCAGTCTTTATGGAAAATAAAGGCAAGTTAATCTCCTCAAGGACTGGGGAAGTAACCCAGGCATTAACAATAGTGGCAGGAAAGAGTAAGtacccagtgattctcaaactctgctgcacactgaaatcacctgagGAATCTTTAAACTATTACTAACGCCTGACTCCCACTCCAagacattctgatttaattggttagGGATGTGAGCTGGGtgtcaggatttttaaaagctctccagttGCTTCCCACGTACAACAAGGTTTGGGAACCACTCTCAGACATACTGAATGAACCCAATGTGTAGCTCTCGCTTGTGGCATGTTTATTTAAGAAGCTCTACTGGTGACCCTAATGCCCAGCCAAAGCATCAAACTGCCACTTAAGAACTAAGGAGAACACATATGAAATAGGCGAAGTTGGCCCCTGCTAGTGGTTGAAAAACATCAGTCTGCATCACACTCAGCTAGAGGACTTACTAAAATACAGACTGCAGGGCCCTGCCCCCAGGGTTTCTCATTCAGTAGTTCTGGAGTTGGGCCCAGAAATGCGCACtgaagttcccaggtgatgctgaggttgctggtccggggaccacactttgagaacgaCTACACTAGTTTCGGATCTAAAAGGGAGCCCAGGGTAAGCACATTACAAGTATCTATTAGCGGGGGCAGGCCTCAGAGGCCTAATTCGTGCCTCTTTGTATGGATAAAAGGCTTCTCCCAGTTTAAGCACAAGTACCACGCAGACTCCCATTTGCAGGGTTAGCCTTCGCACAGAAACCATGCGTGGTTCACAGAATGAATGTATAAACATCAAGTACATTGTAAAGGCGGGCACGTGTGCAAGCAGCAGGAGGGTGAGGCGGATTGCTGGATAAGGGGGCACAGGCTGCGGACCTCGGTGGTGAGGCGCGTGTGGCACAGAGATCAGGGAATTTCACCCCGCAGTGCGGCTGGCGCGTGCACGATCACCAGAGGGGCCTGGGCTCTACTTGAAGCTTTGTCACTAACTTccttggtgaccttgggcaagtcactttgctGAGCCTGCCTCCTCTGCTACGTGATCTCGGACACTCCTTCCAACACGACCCCGCCCCGCCGGCAGCGCCGGCCCTACCTGGCAATAGAGCCGATAGAGGGGCACGGCGGCGTAGGACGCGCCCAGCATGCCGACGGCGGCCGCGGCCACGTACGTGAGGACGGTCTTGTTCCGCcgccgccagtcctcctcctgCGCGCGCGTGTACGGGTTCGTGCTCTTCGGCCGCCGCGGCGGCTGCACGGTCAGTTCTCCGGCCAGACTCGGGCGCTTCCATGTCCCAAGCCGCCTCAGCCCCGTCTCAGCACCTCCTGTCCCACTCCTGCCCGGCCTGAGACACGGCTCTACCCTCTCCGCTACCCGAGTTGGGGACCCAGGGTGGCTCCAGCGCCAGCCACAGAAAACCACGGGCCTCAAGCCCGGACGCCAAAGCCCTCCCATACCGGCCGGCAAGAACGCCCGCCCGTCAGAACGAGAGGTCCGATCTCGCGAGGTCTCCTGCATCTCGCGATATCTGAGTTGAGCCTGCCGCTGCCTTGGCTACCAGGCTCCTCAGGTGGCCGCGTTTGTAGTCGGGCTACGGAGGCCGGGTTGTCAGATTACGGGTAAGTTCGCGTTTTCCTTTATGACCGTTCCTCCCGCTTTGCTTTCTTCCAGTACTCTCTAACTTAGGAAAACACCTTACGCTCCTCCGCGTGCAAGCCCATCATCTCTTGGGTTTGTGTCCCTGATCTTCCTAAACTCCACCAGCCTTTGTGTCGACCTAGCGGTCCCCAGCGGCCGCTGTCCCGCGGTCCTGTGACCCGGGGTCCCCTGGCCGCCGGCCTGTTCCTCACTGCCCGGGACCCGGGCTCAAGGATCACCTCTCCCAGGCACCTTCCTGTGTTAACCACAGCGCCTTGGACCACTCACACATCTGCAGTTTCCCAGCCCCTGGGAATCGGCTTCCACTGCTCTGTTGCCCCTTAACTACTCGCCCAGTGAAGATAACCGCTTCTGTAGCGGCAGAGGCGTTGTCAAACTGAAGTTTGTTTAGGGGAGAGTGACCAGAATATGAGGATCATTTAAGGAAGGATTGAAGGAAATAGGGATGTTCATCTTGGAAAAGAAACACGTGAGGGATGTAATAGCTTTCTTCAGTTGGGACCTGAGGGGGACAGACGGTCGAGCCGATTTTGCTGTATGGAAGGAAGCATTTCTCTAGGAACTATAAAGTAGTGGTTACGAGCTCAGATTCTGAGGTTAGGTTCATACCAGGGTCCGCGCTTTGGCCTTGTGTCCTTAGGTCAGTTATTTGAACTCTCTAAGACTTGGTGGCCTTCTTTGTGAAATGGGAATCCTAAGAGTCAATGAGAATATGCGTGTAAAGCGACGTTCAGTGCCTGAGGCATAGTAAAAATTTAGTAGATGTTAGGCTTTATTTCTAATGACCAGAGCAGGtgtaattatccccattttatgaatgaggagaGGGAAGCCCTGAGGAGTTAAATGACTGTCATTTAACATTTACTTTATATATTGCCCTTTTACTTCGTGCCAGACCCTGTTCAGCCTACTGGGACTGCAGCACAGAGAGGGTGAAACAGGATCGCTTCTGTCATGCAGTGCACTCTCCCCTGATGGACTCAGGAGATAGTCAAGGAACAGATACATGAATAAGGGAATTTCAGATAATCATCAGTACAGTGAAGACAAAGGAATAGGATATGTGATTGAAAATGAGGAGGAGGGGGAGTAAAGTCATCTTTCTGAAGGTGTGACATCTGAGCCTAGTCCGGAATGATGATAAGGAGCTACCTACACAATGACAATCCCAAGCCATGCGAAGGCTCAGAGGCAAGAAAGAGCTAGATACCACTGAAGAACAGAAAGACCAGTGTGTTCCTAGCACAGTGAGCAGGGAGCAAGGTGGTAGGAAATGGGGTCAGAGCGGGTATACAGGGGCCAGATGACACAGAACCTTTTAGGCCATGTCCAagggtttgggttttattctaaaaGTAATACGAAGCTCTTGGAGAGATTGAAGCATACAGGTCATATGAtctgtttcacatttttaaaaagatactggtTATGTTGTGCGGGTGGAttaaagggaggaaggaaaaaaatggaagtagAGTAGTTAGGAGGCGATTGCTATAGTCCAGGTGAGTGATGATGGTCGCTTTGAGTGAGCAGTTGATTAATTTATGGTCGCAGGGCCAGAAAATTGCAAAGCCAATAAAGTCCAAgtatcttctgattttttttcctactctggCACAAAAATTTCAAGATTCTATGATTCTTCAATTCGTATTGTTTGGAAATCTTTTTCATCTGTATCTACCTTAGTTCTTATACCAAattgtcagctctttcaggaCAAGACCTGTctgtcttattttaattttcttacagCGTAGACTCAAACTCCATACAAACGTTAATGTCCCTGAAACCAACAATACAGTCCCTTCAACCATTGttttcctccaggcagccctccagTGTAGCAACAGATAGCAGTATAAATATGTCAGAAATAGTGCCTTTGTCTTGGactctatcattttattttgttttctaattgcaAATGGAACTATTCCTTTCCAAGGTCCAGTAATCTTGACAGCAATAAAGTGGTGTTGCCTGCAATTCCTTTGAGTCTGAGTGTGCTTGTATGTTGCGTAAATCATTATGTTAACTAATGGTAAATAATGGGTTCTTCCATGAATGGAATGTGAGCACCTCAGGGCTAGTACAGCCCTGTTTTGTACAGAGAGATGTTGATTACAAACTTAAAATATCAGGGGCTGGACTGCCGTTTCAGACTTGGCACCTTTAATTTGTAATATTCTTTAGCGGTAAATATTTCAACCCTGTGGACCCTTTCTAGTTAGCTCTGATCATGTCCAATTTTTACACTGTAGGTAAAATAGGTTGTTATTTTTGATACAAACCATTTTGGGAGGTGGGAAGTGAGCGAAATGGGTGGAGCTgcaaaaaggaagataaaaatggaaaaagaaacaagattttGATAGTCACCCAATGTTTTCTTATCTGATTATTTGTTTACAGGCTTTCTGAAAGCTTAAGGATtataaagatgtatttttaaaatttggtttgtaattacattttaaaatatttttagttcatAATATAAATTAAGGAAATTGCAACTTAAATCTTAATACGTTCGTCACTGAGCTGTGTTTCTTGACTGGCATTTGGCAATATGAAGTACCCGACAATTATTCCAACAGTACTAAGAACTGTTTATTTGGTAGCTATTTATTACATACTTTCCTTGTACCTAAAAGAGGAAGTGTAATGAATTTGAATAAGTAGTAAGAACAAATGAATTGTTGTTTGCTTGAGAATTGGTTGGATAATTACTGTTTTCTGATTAGTGCACAATAATGGCATGAACTTGCCTCAGTAGGTCTTGATAtcttagtttcttctttcttgctaGCTTCCTTTAAGCCGTATGTTTGAGGGGCTACTccatttaaaatatcttgaatAAGTTTATATGATTGACAgataaagtgaaatgaaaacagaaatcagTCATCAGTAGAAGGCATTTATTTTTTCACCTCACATTTATCCAgatcagggccagcttcatgggtgtGTGAACTGTGCAGTCGCACAAGGCCCTGCTCTTAAAGAGCCTCTCACTTAGATGGGTCTCCTGTACTgtacttggtttaatgctctgctgtcaatgtcttgaaattctgaataattttttttaacgtGGGGCAGAAAACCAGGGAAAATTCAAAAGCAGAGCACCCAACCACAGGATTTAAAAGGTAAGAGACAAGCCAACAGGCAAATTCAGGTCTCCTGAGAATAGTCGGattatatgaaataaaatcagacaaaaaATCCAAACTCTTGGGGCCAACTTGCtggtatagtggttgagttcgcttGCTCAgtttgggcagcctggggtttgacagtttggatcctgggcacggacttacacaccgcttatcaagccatgctgtggcgggcatcccacatataaaatagaggaggatgggcacagatgttagctcagggccaatcttcctcagcaaaaagaggaggattggcaggggatgttagctcagggctaatcttcctcaaaaaaaaaaaatccaaactctttaacCATGGCCATATAGACCCTGCCTACTTCTCTAACCTcatctcctgcctctctgcctgttcaccatgctccagccacatttctttctgttctgtaaACACCCCAGATTTGTTCTGCCTTGAAAGCTTTTCTCTGCCTGGCATACCTTGTCCTTCAGTTTTTCTCCTGGCTGACCTATGATTTGGATCTTAGCTGGAACACCAATACCCAATCTAACTTAGCCGTCTGTCCAGTCACATTTGATCCTATCACCTTTGCATGTCTGAAATCTGgttcattttagtttttccttttttgttggttttctccCAACGCTCGAATGTAAATGCCATAAGATCAAGGACCTTGGCTTGTTCACCGTAATCAGAGCACCCAGCATGGTGCCTGCACCTGATTGTACTGGGTGAATGTTTGGTGGATGAGGGCATGAATGAAAGCAAGCAGGAGGCAGTTAGGTAGTCTGGAAGCTTCTGAGAGCAGTGAGCTGTTGCTCTTTGGCGATTTCAGGTTTCGAGAAGCCTAGGACTCCTTCTTTGAAGCTGTTCTCTGGTGTTCCCCACAGGGCTGGGCTGTGTTTTACAGGCAGATATTATGCATCCACCCCCAAGCCAAATGAGCAGCATTCCTGAACTGCTTagattcttgaaagaaaaaaattcactagcAGTGGGAATATTGCCCTTGGGTGCGCCATAAAGGAGATAGGAAAATACCCCTTTGACTGATCTTTTCTATCTTGATTTCCTGAAACTATCctgtcattttaaaaagatcagtTAAGTAAAGGCTAGCCCAGGGAAGGGAGTCATTCTTGATTATGTAACCTTACAGCTTATATAAATAGCTAATGCTGTCTCGAAGAATCTCTGTGtgttaaggtgtacaacttgtTGCCACAGTTTCTGAACGcttatttttttgtctcttcaAGTATAACACTGAATCTATGGGACTGACTTTCAACAAGAAATATTTCCAGTTATATTATTAGCTTCAGTGAATCTATAAATAGTAGGCATTTCCAACTCGTCAGTCACAGAATCCAGACAAATTATTTATTGGGTAGCCCGCACCATCATGCCCTCTTCCTCTCTTGAAATGACGTTACTGTAAAATTTCAGTACACAAGTGCCTTTTTTTCCTCGTCTCCAATTCCTTCCAAATGACCTACCTGCAATATATCCTATCCCATTCGTGGACCTGACTGACCTTAGAGGGGTGCgcacattttaaaaaggaaatctcCCTTAAAAAACAGTGGggagggcctggcccggtggcgcagcggttaagtttgcacattccgctttggcagcccggggttcactagttcggatcccaggtgcagacatggcaccgcttggcaagccatgctgtggtaggtgtcccacatataaagtggaggcagatgggcacggatgttagctcagggccagtcttcctcagcaaaaagaggaggattggcagcagacgttagctcaggactgatcttcctcaaaaaaaaaccccccaaaaaccgTGGGAAATTTGTAGTTTGGTAAACCTGGAATCGAATTTTCCGTTCGTGGAGCCAAAAAGAGCCTTTAAATGTCCTTTTATGAATGGTCTTGTCATTCTagatatgaagaaactgaggagcaGAGCAGTTAAGTGGATGATCAAAGTCACATGGCTACTGGGCGGGAGAAAGGGAACTCAACTGCAGATATCTTAGCTTCTAGACTAGTGCTCTTCCCAGAGCAGTGCACTTCCAAATAGAAAACCACTGGCAAGGAGAATTCCACAGTGTTGCTTTTTTTAAACAGACTATACATGGTTAATTGCAGGTCAAATTAACATTAAATAGTGTTTGTACTGTGAGTTTCTTTGCTATGagtcatttctttttaacttatagcagaaaaaaagtgttttatttattttcactgctTGTCAGTTTGCTTACAAAGAAGTAGtcataagaaattatttaaaggGTATAGCCAGTTTTCTTTGGTAAACGCCAGATCtgtgttgttttctctttcaacttGCAAAGTTTGCTGATACCTTGGCAAATGAAGATAAAAGAAGAGAATGACATAAAGGGAAAATGACATTCAAGGAGACATAACTAGAAAGAGCTAATTTTAAATACTAGATACCAAGAAGGGACACTCAAACCAGATaactttttggtatttttccttCATTGTCAAAATCATGTATCAAAGTGTATATCCTCATTGTgaaacattcagaaaataaagaatttaaagaataaaataacaaataacagtaaattaaaaaacaataattctgttagttattattgtttacattttagtgtatatttatccataaattagtttttaaagGTGAAATTATTCTGTACATTTCATTTTTACCCTGCTATTGTTTTTTACCTAATAATATATCTGGGAGTAATTTCCAAGTCAACGAATGTGAAACAATGGATCTGCATGGTCATTTTTGATGACTGTGTAATGGTATTTTATATGGGCATACTATAAAGTACTTAACCATTTATCAGTTTTTACGTATTAAGATGGTTTCTGATGTTTTGTCATTATTAACTGTTCTGTGACAGTATTCATGAACCAACAAACGTTTTTATGTGCTTGCTGGGTCACCTCTTACCATAGAGTATTAAAAGGGCCCAGTGTCCTGCCTTTTATAGACAAACCCGTTTTTGGATTTTCCATCATTACTTATATCCTCTCTCCCCAAATACcctcattaaaatgtttttgctctctcactttctctgaTCCTCTTTTTCTGATTGTTCATAATTATTCATTGAAGGTGCTAAATTTTCACTTTTGGGGGATGTTTTACAAGTTCTATAAGGCAAACTTACTTTCTTAGATACCTTCCTGTTTGAATATAAAATCAAGGAGTGCCCTAAATGTCCTTATTGCTCTCTCTGGAATCTGGTTACCTTATGTAGTATGTGAACCTGAAAAGACAATTCCGTCTCTCCTTTATGCACTTGGAGAGGCCACCAGTGAGTGCCCTCTCCTAAGAAAAAGCCACCTTGAGctcctttcttgtcttttgttCCCTCTCTAGTAACATAAGCATTAGCCCTCACGCTCAGTAATGAACTTTTAGATCCCCAGTCAGTTGATCAAGATAATCTGATGGATCTTGAAAGACATCTAGATGTATATGAGGCCAACAGCTTCTGACAAAGCACCTATATGCTGAgctttttactattattattactattagacTGTTTGGGCTTAGTAAGTATTAAGCCAAGAAATCTCTCCCTCACTGTTATCACACTTTGTCCTTCTTCCTTGTCCTTCTGgttatattttcacttttgagAAACAACTAAAAGACGTTACAGTTCCTTGACCACACAGCTTATTAAGTACTTTGAAGTAAATAAAGAACCTTGGCAAGGGAGGATAGGAATTAGGCTATTGTTTATAACGCTCTTATAAATCTATTCCagatgtatattattttaatctttgcaATGCTAGCTCAGTAAGTCTTCTGATTGTTGTCTGTAAGatgtatatacgtgtgtgtgtgttgaagtGTTAAATAAGATGTACTTGGATATAAGCATACTGCAGTTAGACAATTTTCAACTAAAATCTAACATATGAATTGTGCCAGTTTTTCCTTCAACTGGTTTATTTAGTAAAGTTTTCAAGTAAAGACATTCAATCATATGGTAGAATTTAGGGTGGGAGGGAAATTATTTTCTAGAAGATACTACTCTTAAGGCTTCCCAAAACGGTTTTTGTTGTTTACAAAATAGTAAGATGTTTTAAAAGGCATTaagttaacaacaaaaaaagataaaaatacctaggaattaaCTAGATAAGAAATGTGCAAGACCCGTATGAGGACAACTTTAAGACACCACAGATATGACACAActaggatgtgcaactaagatatacaactatgtaccagggggacttggggagataaagcagaaaaaaaacaaaaacaaaccaaaaacacca
It includes:
- the COX11 gene encoding cytochrome c oxidase assembly protein COX11, mitochondrial, translated to MQETSRDRTSRSDGRAFLPAGMGGLWRPGLRPVVFCGWRWSHPGSPTRVAERVEPCLRPGRSGTGGAETGLRRLGTWKRPSLAGELTVQPPRRPKSTNPYTRAQEEDWRRRNKTVLTYVAAAAVGMLGASYAAVPLYRLYCQTTGLGGSAVAGHASDQIANMVPVKDRIIKVTFNADVHASLQWNFRPQQTEIYVVPGETALAFYKAKNPTDKPVIGISTYNVVPFEAGQYFNKIQCFCFEEQRLNPQEEVDMPVFFYIDPEFAEDPRMVNVDLITLSYTFFEAKEGYKLPVPGYN